From a region of the Campylobacter showae genome:
- a CDS encoding helix-turn-helix domain-containing protein has protein sequence MKVEFKDILRANEQEIAQNSVRYGQSAWQEQDRKCKVEFFKGTSGASYCRSEIICNKSVKRRLERSAGYCFLLFNDARADAGLKAGKKTFCLKAGEFWMGRVDSGFEGVCEYQSSSYAGRCIVLKNELAGELAAFKNLGEENEICIQTAKINLAQSLILRELLAASEFEGKMREIFMEAKILELIYKSLGAPKTPEADEKKRNFSDEYVKILNKARQILLSDVQNPPSIKELARACATNEFKLKTGFKSYFGDTIYGLLATERLNAAKKLLERGDVCVSEAAKIVGYASAPHFAKIFREKFGVLPTQILKQKKFYT, from the coding sequence ATGAAAGTCGAATTTAAAGATATTTTACGAGCAAACGAACAAGAAATCGCGCAAAATTCGGTGCGCTACGGACAAAGCGCGTGGCAAGAGCAAGATAGAAAATGTAAAGTCGAGTTTTTTAAAGGCACAAGCGGCGCAAGCTACTGCAGGAGCGAAATAATCTGTAATAAAAGCGTAAAAAGACGGCTTGAAAGGAGCGCTGGCTACTGCTTTTTGCTCTTTAACGACGCAAGAGCGGACGCCGGGCTTAAGGCGGGTAAAAAAACTTTTTGCCTAAAGGCCGGAGAGTTTTGGATGGGACGCGTGGATAGCGGATTTGAGGGCGTTTGCGAGTATCAAAGTAGCAGCTACGCCGGGCGATGCATCGTGCTAAAAAACGAGCTGGCCGGCGAGCTAGCGGCATTTAAAAATCTAGGCGAAGAAAACGAAATCTGCATCCAAACGGCTAAGATAAATTTAGCCCAAAGCCTGATTTTACGGGAGCTTTTAGCTGCGAGCGAGTTTGAAGGTAAGATGCGCGAAATCTTTATGGAAGCTAAAATTTTAGAGCTAATCTACAAAAGCTTAGGCGCGCCTAAAACGCCCGAAGCCGATGAAAAAAAGCGCAATTTTAGCGACGAATACGTAAAAATTTTAAATAAAGCAAGGCAAATTTTACTAAGCGACGTCCAAAATCCGCCCAGCATAAAAGAGCTAGCCAGAGCGTGCGCAACGAATGAATTTAAACTAAAAACAGGCTTTAAAAGCTACTTTGGCGATACGATCTACGGGCTGCTAGCGACCGAGCGGCTAAACGCGGCAAAAAAACTTTTAGAGCGCGGAGACGTCTGCGTGAGCGAAGCCGCAAAAATCGTCGGATACGCCAGCGCTCCGCACTTTGCAAAGATTTTTAGAGAAAAATTCGGCGTTTTGCCAACGCAAATTTTAAAACAAAAGAAATTTTACACGTAA
- a CDS encoding TonB-dependent receptor domain-containing protein has protein sequence MKSMPKISMLACLALSCAQAADEVKLNEVTVTSATGFEQNIKDAPASVSVISQKEIARRNHQDIESVVKDAPGVFGATLGAASRRGITMRGLGQKYTKILIDGRPATSDSAYRGLRAVGSAQNFLPPANTIERIEIVRGPMSSLYGSDAMGGVINIITKGFSNEFSGNVNGYYTLAGKSGINDDYQTGFYANGAVIPDVLGIALYGRYFHKFEDERVFTNRKNEDVNFGAKIMYNATENDEIALDLRRVVNKYERTEGKTLNRTASDNTSVAFEKMSGYTASLSHTGKYDKLLLESFLMHDNMKESGQQDLTLKTTTLNTKGTYFFDNNTLSLGAEYRRERLNEKATTADAANVKRYDFSLYGEDDFDVTDALTLTAGLRYNHDKDYGGHVSPRGYAVYHLSENLSLKGGVSAGYSTPDIKMRTDGLALPFAGGMGAQLGKSDLKPESSLNYEAGVAYGDESLNVSAMAFYTRIKDGLGTKPVCVARPGVPCVHNGKTYRRGIWESVNIGKAEVKGVELASDWQILSNLALHSSYVYTKSKQKSGAYEGKSLNNLPVHTVKIGLDYDAMPDLNFWTQMNYLGKTRAVYGLPGDEEIKDYTLFDAGASYKLTKNASVNFSVYNIFNEYVTTKSGRYEILIADGIKYRLGFNVNF, from the coding sequence GTGAAAAGTATGCCTAAAATTTCTATGCTAGCTTGCCTAGCACTATCTTGCGCGCAGGCGGCCGATGAAGTAAAACTAAACGAAGTTACCGTAACTAGCGCGACGGGTTTTGAACAAAATATCAAGGACGCGCCCGCCTCCGTTTCGGTAATCTCGCAAAAAGAGATAGCCAGGCGCAACCATCAAGATATAGAAAGCGTCGTAAAAGACGCTCCGGGAGTTTTCGGCGCGACGCTGGGGGCGGCTAGCAGACGCGGTATCACGATGAGAGGCCTTGGTCAAAAATACACTAAAATTTTAATAGACGGCCGCCCTGCGACCAGCGATAGCGCGTATAGAGGGCTTCGCGCGGTCGGTAGCGCTCAAAATTTCCTCCCGCCCGCAAACACGATCGAGCGTATCGAAATCGTGCGAGGGCCGATGAGCTCGCTATACGGCTCAGATGCGATGGGAGGTGTGATAAACATCATCACCAAGGGCTTTTCAAACGAATTTAGCGGTAACGTAAACGGCTACTACACGCTTGCAGGCAAAAGCGGGATAAACGACGACTATCAAACCGGCTTTTACGCAAACGGCGCAGTGATCCCGGACGTGCTAGGCATCGCGCTTTACGGGCGGTATTTTCACAAATTTGAAGATGAGCGAGTCTTTACGAACCGCAAAAACGAGGACGTAAATTTCGGCGCGAAAATCATGTATAACGCCACCGAAAACGACGAAATAGCGCTGGATCTGCGCCGCGTAGTAAATAAATACGAGCGCACCGAAGGCAAGACGCTAAACCGCACGGCTAGCGATAACACGAGCGTGGCTTTTGAGAAGATGAGCGGATATACCGCCTCGCTCTCGCATACGGGCAAATACGACAAGCTGCTGCTTGAAAGCTTTTTAATGCACGATAATATGAAAGAAAGCGGTCAGCAAGACCTCACGTTAAAAACGACGACGCTAAATACCAAGGGAACGTATTTTTTTGATAACAACACGCTGAGCCTGGGAGCTGAATACAGAAGAGAAAGGCTAAACGAAAAGGCAACGACGGCCGACGCCGCAAACGTAAAGAGATATGATTTTTCCCTATACGGCGAAGATGATTTTGACGTGACCGACGCGCTCACGCTAACTGCCGGCCTAAGGTATAATCACGACAAAGACTACGGCGGACACGTATCTCCGCGCGGATATGCCGTGTATCATCTAAGCGAAAATTTATCGCTAAAAGGCGGCGTGTCGGCAGGCTACTCGACGCCAGATATCAAGATGCGAACCGACGGGCTTGCTCTGCCTTTTGCCGGCGGTATGGGAGCACAGCTGGGTAAAAGCGACCTAAAGCCCGAATCCAGCCTAAACTACGAGGCGGGCGTCGCGTACGGGGACGAGAGCCTTAACGTCTCGGCGATGGCGTTTTATACGCGGATAAAAGACGGTCTAGGCACGAAGCCAGTTTGCGTCGCACGCCCGGGCGTTCCTTGCGTGCATAACGGCAAGACCTATAGGCGCGGCATCTGGGAGAGCGTAAATATCGGCAAAGCCGAAGTAAAGGGCGTCGAGCTCGCCTCAGACTGGCAGATTTTATCAAATTTAGCCCTGCACTCAAGCTACGTTTATACTAAATCAAAGCAAAAATCGGGCGCGTACGAGGGCAAATCTCTAAACAATCTACCCGTCCATACCGTAAAAATAGGGCTTGATTACGACGCGATGCCTGATCTAAATTTCTGGACGCAGATGAACTATCTGGGCAAAACCAGAGCCGTTTACGGACTGCCTGGAGACGAGGAGATAAAGGATTATACGCTATTTGACGCGGGCGCAAGCTACAAGCTAACTAAAAACGCGAGCGTAAATTTTAGCGTTTATAATATCTTTAACGAATACGTAACGACAAAGTCGGGACGCTATGAAATTTTGATCGCCGACGGGATTAAATATAGGCTCGGATTTAACGTAAATTTTTAA
- a CDS encoding PepSY-associated TM helix domain-containing protein, translating to MPFLKKKKFWFNVHLILSLACVLPLLIVALSGAVISYHDEIIDLANSQKTFVERGEKELSAREILDIFKAKEPKFTLSYYKINSDANHAIGISGTNAKGEFKSYFINQYTGEITGENFGDKFIGLMLNLHTNLGLGLSKNETLRLIGKHIVAICSIALIILVISGLIIYYPSFKTKFMRAFTLKIKAKGYAFLYSLHGFAGVYLCLFLAFMSVTGLYWSYDWAAKLVNNALGEKEIFRKKSFTQVRGFSLEDEGKIANLEVAIDIFKRDREDYELFNVITQEDGENFMIFYFDKGLEEDDKVNTMTINAAKGQIIRHARFDDAKSSMPRPFAIHKAVLSLHSGYFLGEVGKFIFCLASTSVLFFVISGFWMSLKRLKR from the coding sequence ATGCCGTTTTTAAAGAAAAAGAAATTTTGGTTTAATGTTCATTTGATTTTAAGCCTAGCCTGTGTTTTGCCGCTGCTTATCGTCGCTCTTAGCGGCGCGGTCATATCCTATCACGACGAGATTATAGACCTTGCAAACTCGCAAAAAACCTTCGTCGAGCGAGGCGAAAAAGAGCTTAGCGCGAGAGAAATTTTAGATATTTTTAAAGCTAAGGAGCCAAAATTTACGCTTAGCTACTACAAGATAAACTCTGACGCAAATCACGCTATAGGCATATCCGGCACGAATGCTAAAGGCGAGTTTAAGTCGTATTTTATAAATCAATACACCGGCGAGATAACGGGCGAAAATTTCGGCGATAAATTTATCGGACTAATGTTAAATTTACATACTAACTTAGGCCTTGGACTTAGCAAAAACGAGACGTTGCGGCTTATAGGCAAGCATATCGTTGCGATTTGTTCTATCGCTTTGATTATCTTGGTTATATCTGGATTAATAATCTATTATCCTAGTTTTAAAACTAAATTTATGCGCGCGTTTACTTTAAAAATCAAGGCCAAAGGCTATGCGTTTTTATACAGTCTGCACGGATTTGCGGGCGTTTATCTTTGTTTATTTTTGGCTTTTATGAGCGTTACGGGGCTTTACTGGTCGTATGACTGGGCGGCAAAGCTCGTAAATAACGCGCTTGGCGAAAAAGAAATTTTTAGAAAAAAGAGCTTTACGCAGGTGAGGGGATTTTCGCTGGAGGACGAGGGCAAGATAGCAAATTTAGAGGTCGCGATAGATATTTTTAAACGAGATAGAGAGGATTACGAGCTTTTTAACGTCATCACGCAAGAAGACGGCGAAAATTTTATGATATTTTACTTTGACAAAGGGCTGGAAGAGGACGATAAGGTAAATACGATGACGATAAACGCCGCCAAGGGGCAAATCATCAGGCACGCGAGGTTTGACGATGCTAAAAGCTCGATGCCTAGGCCTTTTGCGATTCATAAAGCGGTTTTAAGCTTACATTCGGGATATTTTTTGGGCGAGGTCGGTAAATTTATATTTTGTTTAGCTTCGACATCGGTTTTGTTTTTCGTTATAAGCGGCTTTTGGATGAGCTTAAAACGGCTCAAAAGATAA